The Vibrio crassostreae genomic interval TTTGGGTAAGAAAGTCGGTGAGTTTGTCGGTTGGATTGGATTGAGTGTTCCAAGTGCAGTGCTAGCCTTTTATAGCATTGTTGGCGGTTGGTTGATCTGCTTCCTAATTGGAGCTGTTGCGGATCTGATTGGTCTAGAGGCTGCTGCTGATTGGTTTAAAGGCTTCAGTGTTGAGCGCAACGTATTTGGTACCGTCGCGTTCTATGTACTGACTATCTTGATTGTACAGGGCGGTGTTAAGCAAGGTATCGAGAAGTGGTCGACTCGTTTGATGCCTGCGCTGTTTGTTTTATTTGGCTTATTGTTTGTTTACATCATGACGCAATCTGGTGCGATGGAAGGCCTAAAACATTACCTAGTTCCTGACTTCGAAAAGGTTTGGGATAGAAAGCTGATCCTAGCGGCTATGGGACAAGGCTTCTTTTCGCTCACCATTGGTGGTTGTTCAATGTTGGTTTATGGCTCTTACTTAAGTAAGAAAGAAAACCTGCCAAAAATGGCAATGAACGTTACTTTGGTTGATACTGCTGTCGCTTTTATTGCTGGACTGGTGGTGATGCCAGCAATGTTTGTTGCGATGCAAAAAGGCGTTCAAATCTACGCGGAAGACGGCTCATTATTAAGTTCTGACACGTTAGTATTCACGGTTCTGCCGTTGATGTTTGATAGTTTAGGTATGCTTGGTCAGATCTTCGCAATTGTCTTCTTCTTACTACTAACGATTGCTGCACTGACTTCTTCTATCTCGATGCTTGAAGGCCCGGTAGCGCTAGTGAGTGAGCGTTTCAATACTAGAAGAACGCCAACAAGCTGGGTTATTGGTGGTGCTATCGCGCTGTTTAGTGTGGTGATTGTTTACAACTTTGCTGCGATGTTTGGCATGGTAGCGATGATTGCAACTCAGTACCTTCAACCAGTCGCTGCTCTGATGTTCTGTGTGTTTGGTGGTTGGGTATGGAGCCGATCTTCAAAAGTGAAAGAGCTTGAGCACGGTTGTCCTGATTTCCAATTGGGCTGGTTTGGTAAGGTTTGGCCAATGTATGTGAAGTTTGTGTGCCCAATCTTAGTCGCAACGGTTATCTGGGCTTCTTTCGGATAGTGACCAGCTAACGGCTACATCATTATATTTGCTATTCAAGGCCACTCTTAATGAGTGGCTTTGTTGTTTTAGCGGCACCAAGAAGATAAAAAAAGGC includes:
- a CDS encoding sodium-dependent transporter, with the translated sequence MDQQSSSSRELFSSRLGFILAAAGAAVGLGNIWGFPTQVASNGGGAFLLVYLIMIFVVAFPMLVVEMAIGRHGQANPVDSMRSLTTNPLGKKVGEFVGWIGLSVPSAVLAFYSIVGGWLICFLIGAVADLIGLEAAADWFKGFSVERNVFGTVAFYVLTILIVQGGVKQGIEKWSTRLMPALFVLFGLLFVYIMTQSGAMEGLKHYLVPDFEKVWDRKLILAAMGQGFFSLTIGGCSMLVYGSYLSKKENLPKMAMNVTLVDTAVAFIAGLVVMPAMFVAMQKGVQIYAEDGSLLSSDTLVFTVLPLMFDSLGMLGQIFAIVFFLLLTIAALTSSISMLEGPVALVSERFNTRRTPTSWVIGGAIALFSVVIVYNFAAMFGMVAMIATQYLQPVAALMFCVFGGWVWSRSSKVKELEHGCPDFQLGWFGKVWPMYVKFVCPILVATVIWASFG